One genomic region from Leeia speluncae encodes:
- the cysS gene encoding cysteine--tRNA ligase encodes MLTVYNSLSRQKETFIPIEAGKVRMYVCGMTVYDYCHIGHARMLAAFDVIYRWLKASGLDVTYVRNITDIDDKIIKRAAENGETIGQLVDRFVVAMHEDTAALRLQPPSFEPRATEHVPGMIELINKLIANGRAYPADNGDVYYAVREFADYGKLSGKSLDDLRAGERVGVDPFKRDPLDFVLWKSAKPGEPSWPSPWGEGRPGWHIECSVMSCHHLGEHFDIHGGGEDLQFPHHENEIAQSEGAHNHAYVNYWLHNGFIQVDGEKMSKSLGNFFTIRDVLEHFDGEVVRFFIVRSHYRSPVNYSDKVLEDAQQALTRLYTALRGVSLAQESAVDWSNAYAARFQSAMNDDFNTPEAVAVLFDLAGEVNRTKDAGAARLLKTLAGLLGLLERNPDEFLQGGAKAQDGLSAEAIEGLIQERLAARKAKNFAESDRIRDLLSSQGVVLEDGPQGTTWRRQ; translated from the coding sequence ATGCTGACTGTTTATAATAGTCTTTCTCGTCAGAAAGAAACCTTTATTCCAATCGAGGCAGGCAAAGTGCGTATGTACGTCTGTGGAATGACGGTGTATGACTATTGCCACATTGGCCATGCGCGTATGTTGGCTGCGTTTGATGTGATTTATCGCTGGCTAAAAGCGTCTGGTCTTGATGTGACTTACGTGCGCAATATCACTGATATTGACGATAAAATCATCAAGCGGGCGGCGGAGAATGGCGAAACGATTGGTCAATTGGTCGATCGTTTTGTTGTTGCCATGCATGAAGATACGGCCGCTTTGCGTTTGCAGCCCCCATCGTTCGAGCCACGTGCCACCGAGCATGTACCGGGTATGATCGAGTTAATTAACAAACTGATTGCCAATGGTCGTGCTTATCCCGCAGATAATGGGGATGTGTATTACGCTGTGCGTGAGTTTGCTGATTACGGCAAGTTGTCTGGCAAATCGTTAGATGATTTGCGTGCTGGAGAGCGTGTTGGTGTGGATCCATTTAAGCGAGATCCTCTCGATTTCGTTTTATGGAAGTCAGCAAAGCCAGGAGAGCCTAGTTGGCCGTCTCCTTGGGGAGAGGGTCGCCCAGGATGGCATATCGAGTGTTCGGTAATGAGTTGCCATCACTTAGGTGAGCATTTTGATATTCATGGCGGCGGTGAAGATTTGCAATTCCCTCACCATGAAAATGAAATTGCACAAAGTGAAGGTGCGCATAACCACGCCTACGTAAATTACTGGCTTCATAACGGGTTTATTCAGGTGGATGGTGAAAAAATGTCCAAATCATTGGGCAATTTCTTCACTATTCGTGATGTGCTCGAACATTTTGATGGTGAAGTGGTGCGATTCTTTATTGTACGCAGTCATTATCGTAGCCCAGTTAACTATTCGGACAAGGTGCTAGAAGATGCGCAGCAAGCGCTGACTAGGCTTTACACCGCGCTTCGTGGGGTGTCGCTGGCACAGGAATCTGCGGTTGACTGGTCAAACGCCTATGCTGCGCGTTTCCAGTCAGCAATGAACGATGATTTCAATACGCCAGAAGCTGTTGCTGTGTTGTTTGATTTGGCCGGCGAGGTTAATCGAACGAAAGATGCGGGCGCAGCAAGGCTATTAAAAACGTTGGCTGGTTTGCTTGGTTTGTTAGAGCGAAACCCTGATGAATTTTTGCAGGGTGGGGCAAAGGCGCAAGACGGACTATCTGCCGAAGCGATTGAAGGGTTGATTCAAGAACGATTGGCGGCAAGAAAGGCCAAGAACTTCGCGGAGTCTGATCGCATTCGCGATTTGTTGAGCTCACAAGGGGTTGTGCTAGAAGATGGTCCGCAAGGCACAACTTGGCGTCGCCAATAA
- a CDS encoding glutamine--tRNA ligase/YqeY domain fusion protein, which yields MSDTPVISNFIRNIIDADLSAGKHQSIVTRFPPEPNGYLHVGHAKSICLNFGLVQAENPYPGVCNLRFDDTNPEKESDEYARSIAEDVKWMGFEWNGDIRHASDYFPQLFQFAVELIQKGLAYVCELNAEEMRAYRGSLTEPGKNSPYRDRSVEENLDLFTRMKNGEFPDGSKTLRLKIDMSSGNVNLRDPVIYRIRRAHHIRTGDDWCIYPMYDYTHCISDALEGITHSLCTLEFEDHRPLYDWVLDNISIDCHPRQYEFSRLELLYALTSKRKLNQLVTEGIVSGWDDPRMPTISGMRRRGYSPEGIRLFAQRCGISKSENVIDYSVLEGAVREKLEAEAPRVMAVLDPIKVTLTNYDEAVTASRSAPFHPHHPEFGEREVPISRQIWIEQDDFAEVPPPKWQRLTAGGEVRLRYSYVIKCEEVIKDASGKVIELKCSIDHDTLGQNPVGRKVKGVIHWVSAEHAIEADVRLYDRLFSVPRPDAVRGEDGEYVDFKQFINPNSLTTVTAYVESCVLAAEPEMRYQFERLGYFCTDRYEHVADKKPIFNRTVTLKDSWAKEQA from the coding sequence ATGAGTGATACGCCAGTCATTTCTAACTTCATCCGTAACATTATTGATGCCGATTTATCTGCTGGGAAACATCAATCTATTGTTACTCGTTTTCCTCCAGAGCCAAATGGATACTTGCATGTAGGCCATGCTAAGTCGATCTGTTTAAACTTTGGATTGGTTCAAGCTGAGAACCCATACCCTGGCGTTTGTAATCTTCGATTCGATGATACCAATCCAGAGAAAGAGTCAGATGAGTATGCTCGTTCGATCGCAGAAGATGTGAAGTGGATGGGATTTGAGTGGAATGGTGATATTCGCCATGCCTCTGACTATTTTCCTCAGTTGTTTCAATTTGCAGTTGAATTGATTCAAAAAGGTTTGGCATACGTTTGTGAGTTAAATGCTGAAGAAATGCGCGCTTATCGTGGTTCTTTAACTGAGCCAGGTAAAAACAGCCCATATCGTGATCGTAGCGTGGAAGAAAACTTAGATTTATTCACACGGATGAAAAATGGAGAGTTTCCAGATGGAAGCAAGACATTACGATTAAAAATCGATATGTCTTCAGGAAACGTAAACCTGCGCGATCCTGTGATTTACCGTATTCGTCGCGCGCATCATATTCGCACAGGTGATGATTGGTGCATCTACCCAATGTATGACTATACACATTGTATTTCAGATGCATTAGAAGGGATTACGCATTCTCTATGTACTTTAGAGTTTGAAGATCATCGCCCATTGTATGACTGGGTGCTAGATAACATTAGTATCGATTGTCACCCGCGACAGTACGAGTTTTCACGTCTTGAATTGTTGTACGCACTGACGTCTAAGCGAAAGCTAAATCAACTCGTGACAGAGGGAATTGTTTCAGGGTGGGATGATCCGCGTATGCCGACAATTTCTGGCATGCGTCGCCGTGGTTACTCGCCAGAGGGTATTCGCCTGTTTGCACAGCGTTGTGGTATCTCAAAAAGCGAAAATGTGATTGATTACTCGGTGCTAGAAGGTGCGGTTCGAGAGAAGCTAGAAGCAGAGGCACCTCGTGTCATGGCAGTACTAGACCCAATTAAAGTGACATTGACTAACTATGATGAGGCGGTCACTGCAAGCCGTAGTGCACCATTCCATCCTCATCATCCTGAGTTTGGCGAACGAGAGGTGCCGATTTCTCGCCAAATCTGGATTGAGCAAGATGACTTTGCAGAAGTGCCGCCACCAAAATGGCAGCGTCTAACCGCCGGTGGCGAGGTTCGCTTGCGATACAGTTATGTTATTAAGTGTGAAGAAGTAATTAAAGATGCAAGTGGGAAAGTAATTGAGTTGAAATGCTCAATTGATCATGACACTTTAGGCCAGAACCCGGTTGGTCGGAAGGTTAAAGGGGTGATTCATTGGGTGTCTGCCGAGCATGCGATTGAAGCGGATGTGAGATTGTACGACCGACTGTTCTCCGTTCCTCGTCCTGATGCTGTACGTGGTGAAGATGGCGAATATGTAGACTTTAAACAGTTTATTAATCCTAACTCGCTAACGACTGTGACGGCCTATGTAGAATCGTGTGTTTTAGCGGCTGAGCCAGAGATGCGCTATCAATTTGAGCGGTTGGGCTACTTCTGCACAGATCGCTATGAGCATGTGGCCGATAAGAAACCGATTTTCAATCGTACCGTGACCTTAAAAGATTCGTGGGCAAAAGAACAAGCCTAA
- a CDS encoding DMT family protein translates to MYFNFSPIWTTVLLLICSNVFMSFAWYGHLKTLGQSPWYIAALISWGIALFEYLLQVPANRVGFTVLNLSQLKILQEVISLSVFVPFAVFYMNQPFKWDYVWAAVCMVGAVYFMFRN, encoded by the coding sequence ATGTACTTCAACTTTTCACCAATTTGGACAACGGTCCTTCTTCTTATCTGTTCAAACGTCTTCATGAGTTTTGCGTGGTACGGTCATTTGAAGACCTTAGGGCAGTCCCCCTGGTATATCGCCGCCTTGATTAGTTGGGGGATTGCGTTATTTGAATATTTGCTACAGGTACCTGCAAATCGAGTTGGCTTTACCGTGCTTAACTTGTCACAGTTAAAGATTTTACAAGAAGTGATTAGCTTGTCTGTGTTTGTGCCATTTGCTGTCTTTTACATGAACCAGCCTTTTAAGTGGGATTATGTCTGGGCCGCCGTGTGCATGGTTGGGGCGGTCTATTTTATGTTTCGGAATTAA
- the mraZ gene encoding division/cell wall cluster transcriptional repressor MraZ has translation MKFRGSATLNLDSKGRLAIPARYRDSLAEVSQGKLVLTADPSKCLLLYPEPEWGPIEERLNQVSSFNPQLRAYQRVVVGYAEDVEMDSAGRILVSPELRAFAGLDKRVVLIGQGKKFELWDELGWQRQCDVALEYSANGLPAELEGFSL, from the coding sequence GTGAAATTTCGGGGCAGCGCAACGCTAAATCTAGATAGCAAGGGACGCTTGGCGATCCCCGCACGCTATCGTGATTCGCTTGCGGAAGTTTCACAAGGAAAACTTGTCTTAACTGCTGATCCAAGTAAATGTCTTTTGTTATATCCAGAGCCAGAGTGGGGTCCAATTGAGGAGCGCCTAAATCAGGTGTCAAGTTTCAATCCTCAGTTGCGTGCTTATCAGCGCGTGGTAGTGGGTTATGCCGAAGATGTAGAAATGGATTCCGCCGGTCGTATTCTGGTATCGCCGGAGTTACGTGCTTTTGCTGGTTTGGACAAACGGGTTGTCTTAATTGGTCAAGGCAAAAAATTTGAATTGTGGGATGAACTCGGTTGGCAGCGGCAGTGTGATGTGGCGCTGGAGTATAGCGCAAACGGTCTACCTGCTGAGCTAGAAGGGTTCTCTCTATAA